Genomic segment of Ailuropoda melanoleuca isolate Jingjing chromosome 1, ASM200744v2, whole genome shotgun sequence:
AAGTTCTAGGTGATCATGGTTACTTTGGGAAAAGTCCATATTTGAGACTTTCGCCCTCAAGTGGAATAGGGGAAGGAGCAGGTGTGTGGAGAATGGGTAATACTTCAGATTAAACCTAATGAGTTACTGACTGAAAATTTAAGTCTAGAACTTGAAAGAGTCACTAATTGGGAGTCAATTAATGAATCGTGTGTATGGATGAGGTTGAATAGGGAGAGGCTCTTTGCGGGGGGTTCCTAATGGAATGTCAACATTTAAGGGTGGGTTGAAGATCTTTTGCAGGACCTACAGGAACATagtaggcagagagagaataaTATCGGAAAACAGGGGAGGAgaaagttttaaggaaaaaacactACTGCTAAAGTAgtaagagaggggcgcctgggtagcgcagtccttaagcgtctgccttccgctcagggcgtgatccgggctttctgggatcgagccccacatcaggctcctccgctaagagcctgcttcttcctctcccactccccctgcttgtgttccctctctcgctggctgtctttctctgtcaaataaataaataaaatctttaaaaaaaaataaagtagtaagagaaattaagtaagaGAAGAAGCTTGAGTAAACCTAGCCCACCAATGATATGTATCCTGAGGAAATACCCAGCATGCAGCTGTGATGTCTTGCAGTTGGCATAATAACATTTTTACCAGTTTCATATATGCCATCATTGTTACTGCTTTGGTGTTTTCTAAGGTGATGCTTAAAAAGGGTTTTTTGATTTCTCAAGATGTATTGTAGCAAGTTTCTACTGAAGGTTTGGGGTCACGGGAGTATTTCAGAAGTAGAACAGAAACCTAAAGTTAAAATGGAGTTTCAAACATCACTGTCCCAAATCCCAAATTTAACCCTAGTTGGCTGCTTCCACCCTTAGGAATGTTTTACAACTTTCTCTGCCTTGGGATCCCGCATGCCATCTTCTTGGGTCTCAGCAATTTCAggactctgcttttccctcctctaTAAATCTTTAACCTAGAGTTAAGCCAAGTACATCCTATAAATGCATGGTCTTTAACTGATTCTAAGATGgccattcccccccccaacacacacattttaacatctttgaaatcagtatgcatttttaaatagtttttaagttATGAGCTGAAGCTGttatctcttccctttctctatgCCATCAGGCCCTTACTGCTGTCATGTTTTTGGAAACTAAGCAAGCTGGGGAGCTCTGCATTTAtataaatgaggcacagagatgatATATGTtggaaatgggatttttaaaattcataaacagAAGCTGATCTCTTTCCAAGCcaataacaaaaccaaagaatCCTTGAGATAAAGACATCCCTCATAAATTACCAAAACAATTTAGCCTTTATGCTTTAACTCAAGTGATCTCAATTTACATTGATTGTGTTTGTCATGGGTATTTATCTACTGTGGCTTTATGTCATACTTGCTACTTATACAGTTCTTAATTCTTACAGGATTCTGATCATTTCTGGTGTCATTTTATCACaggaatttaagttttaaaaaccaCAGGTATAATTGATAGAAGTGGGCTCTAGAGTAATGTGTGTGTTTGTCAGCCTGTCTCATTTATTTACTATTAAAGCCAGCCATTGGCTTGAGCTTTTGCCATtgtatcaaattattttattcctcACCCAGGGTCATCTtaactcattatttttatcaGCCTAGATAAATAATGTGAAATGTTTTCTGGAATAATCTCTTAATTGAAATTGGTCTGTCAGAGGAGTATTCCTTCTTTTGTGTCTATTATTTTTGTCAAGGTAGGTATTTCCCTCCCCTAGACAGACTATTCATCTCAGAAGATGGTCTCAGTGGAACATACgccataaaaaattatatattatttctttatgattgGTGTGTTAGTGCTTAATACTATGATTTTAACCAGATTCAATAAAGTATGCCTAATATTGGCTGTCTTAAGTCCCATTCTTCTTGTTCTTCCTACCCACACCTCTTCCACTCTACTCTTCTGTGCCAAATCTTGTACCTGAcagcctttccctcttccttttatcTGTAGGGTATTGGGAGTGTGTGGCATGCATCCTGACCATCAGGAAGCACTGAAAAAGAACCGAGTGGTCCTAGCCAAACAGCTGTTGCTGAGTGAATTGTTAGAGCACCTCCTGGAGAAGGACATCATCACCTTGGAAATGAGGGAGCACATTCAGGTAttgggaagaaacagagaaatgccAAATCAGTAAATTGGTCATAGGAGTAGGAACAGAGCATGATGAAGTGCGGCAAGGATATAGAACCtttctaaggaaatgaaaatgcccTTCTACCCTTAAACCTTTAGCAGAAAAGATATATAATGTAAGAATAATAGGAAAGACTTCCCCCATCCATGTATTTTTCCTATAAAAGGATTCTTGAGATTAGTAGGAAGAtcatctggagagagagagaattatagctgaataaataaatatgatttcatgTTATATTCTTTTATCTTAGGCCAAAGTGGGCAATTTCAGCCAAAATGTGGAACTTCTCAACTTGCTGCCCAAAAGGGGTCCCCAGGCTTTTGATGCCTTTTGTATGGCCCTGAGGGAGACCAAGCAGGGTCACCTGGAGGACCTGTTGCTCACAACCCTTTCTGGTCTTCAGCATGCACTCCCACCGGTATGGAGCCCTAGATGTGTGGTGTGTTGAGAAGGGTTAGTTTGGTGGGAAAGGAGTTTTTGAGACAGGGTGGGGGAGACTAGATTATGGTTTTGTTCAGACTGGACCATCTCCCTAAGGCCTGGCATGGTGGGTCCTGATTTCTTACAGTTGAGCTGTGACTACGACTTGAGTCTCCCCTTCCCGATGTGTGAGTCCTGTCCCCCTCACAAGCAGCCCCGCCTGTCTCCAGGTGAGAATTGATGGGATAACACATCCCACAGATAGACTTTTTTCTTTACTGGTATCTGACTTTGCCCTAGCACGATACCTGTTTTCATTCATACTGGGAACAGTCTCCTTAGTGAATTTGTTAGGGACTAACAGGAGAGTTTAGATGGGGTATTGGTTGGACCTGCTTCCCCTCCATCAcagatgatttttgttttatggcGATTAATCCTTAGAGCAACTGGTATAGGTAGGAAATTCCTACACATGACTGGCCTGGCTCCTTAAAGCTGTTATTTTAGGATGAGAAAAGACTACGTTATGGGTCACTAGCCTGCTGACCGAGTAGCCTAGTGATTAGAACAAGGCTTTTATCAGATATCCCATTCAGTcattcagtgggttaagcacctactgtgtgtgggCTAAGTGTGGAGGATCCAGTGGTGAGCAAAAGCAGACAGGGTCTCTGGCTTCGTGGATCTTCCAATATAGGGGAGTGAGCAAGACCAGTAATTATTAAAACCCCAGTTCAACAGGGTGCCTTAGGTTATAATGAAGTACTGGGACTGACACATAGATTGTACACTAGTTTTTTGGCTCTCTATGCCACAGATACTATGGAACACTCCCTAGACAATGGAGATGGTCCTCCCTGCCTTCAGGTGAAGCCTTGCACTCCTGAGTTTTATCAAACACACTACCAGCTGGTAAGTCCTCCAGAATGCAGGAGGAAAAGTTGGGGAATGAGACACCTTTCCTGGGTCTCTGAACTTAGTTTGCATATATAGCTCCTTCCTGCTTTGTTAGTCAGAAAGTCAGTACTGATTGGTTACCTTCTCTGGGCATTTCTCTGTATTGACTTGGTGGGGTTAACAAGAATCTGATGGCTTTGTTTTCTTGAAATGTCTCTTTTATTTGGGGAAACAGTTTCTGTCCATGAGAAGCTCTAATtggctctcccacccccaggcctatAGGTTGCAGTCTCGGCCTCGTGGCCTGGCACTGGTGCTGAGCAATGTGCACTTCACTGGAGAGAAAGACCTGGAATTTCGCTCCGGAGGGGATGTGGACCACAATACTCTGGTCACCCTCTTCAAGCTCTTGGGCTACAAAGTCCATGTTCTACTTGACCAGACTGCACAGGTACATCTAATGTGTACAGTAGAGAGCTGGGCAACAGTGGGGCCAGGAACATCTGCTCTCTGCCCGCTGGATAGGTCTTACTCAAGTTACTTTCTTCTCCTTACGTTTTTACTCATTCTGTTCTGGTCTCACCTTGCAGCCTCTCAGAGTCGCTGTGCTCTCCCTGAGTAATACTGGTCCCTGGTTGGGTTGTTATTACTCTTATATATTCAGACACTTAATTCCCAGTCACTCAGGACGTGAGGAGAACCTGAGATTCACCCAGCCAATCAGGAAAGATATTTATAAGCCAGGACAACAcaagacatttatttcttgatttgatACTGTTGCTTAGAAGTCCAGTTACTGTTCAAAAGATTACTTTGGCAAATGACATTCTTGCAAATGGAAGTTTGCCAGAACTGTCCATGGCAGTTTAATGAGTTAACATGGGGAAATTCCTTACTCACCAACTATGTGACCACAAGACAGATCTTAAGGGAGATTACTTTTAGACTGGATTCCTGCAAATCACAAGCATTTTCATTATCTGTTACTCCCTGTTAACCCCAATTACTGAGTTATACTGCTGACTTAGTTACCTTTAGGTATTTCTGTTCTGAAATTGATAGTAGCCTATTGGTAAATAGATACTAATtcttcgtttttttgttttttttcatttccatccctttcctctttttttttaggttttaattttaattccagttagttaacatagagtgttaaaACAGTTTCGTGTATACAGTATAgaaattcaacacttccatacattacttTGTGCTTATGATGGCAAGTCGACTCCTTAAACCCCACCACCTGTTTCACCTATCCCCCCACTCCTAATTCTTCATTTTGATTCCAGAATAATAGCACTTTCTTAAACTTGCCTTTGGGAATGTCGATGGTAAAATCAAAGTTTCTAGGAAGTTCACTTTGATTTGTTGAGGTAGGGAATCTGTTTTGTCTTCAGCATTGTCTGTGgtctttatttctgtatcttagCATTCTTCTGTGAGAATGATTGTgtaagagcatgtgactcttggtcttggggttgtgagttcaagtcacATGTTGGACGTAGAGCTtactttcaaaattaattaatttgagcaTTTTATAATGGTGGGGGGACTATGTTTGCtatactaaaaaattttttaaatgtgaatcttAAATTTACAGGGTATCAGATGAGGGAGTCTTGACATCAGCAAAAATGGAAGTATTTCCCCTTATATTCTGAAGGACCAAGCATGAGTAGACAGTGTCTTCTACAGTAGTTatgagaaggaaacaatcaccCTGGGTAGATCTCGTCAGAAGGATAAATGGAGGGTGTGAGACTTGAGCTGGCCTGGGAAGAAGCCACTAAAGCACAGAGGAGTGGTGAAGGGGTCCTAGGCAGGGAGAATAGCCTATAGATAGGAAACATGCGTGTGATGTTAGGGACCTCACGGGTAAACCAAATGCCTAGGGCAAAAGAGTGCCAAAAATAAGATTGGAGATAAAGGGACCAGAATGCCAGAGCCTTGAACTTCCTTGTTTTAGAAAaccattagtatttttttttaacagaaaggtGATACATTTACAGTGATGATTCAAGGCaccattgaaaagaatgaagtagGGACCAGTGGCAGGGAATTCAGTTTGGAGTTGATAGAATGCCAATGCAAGATGTTGGGAGCCTGGACAGAATAGCGGACCAAGAGGGAAAGAATACGTGTGAAAACAGCATAATGGCATGATTGTACTGTCAACACTTGGCGGTTAAATGACTGCATATGGAAAAAGATAGAAAAGTAAGGAATTGAGGGTCTCAGAGAAGTCAGGACCAAAATGTAAATTTGGGCATTACCTATGTAGGAGAAATACTTTAAGTGATGAGTGTATGAGATCTTTGAGAAGGGGAGTAGAGTAACAAGAGCAAAAGGCATAGGACTGACCCTTGGGATAGAACCTCCCTGTGTAGCCTTGTCCTCAGCTCTGGAGAGTCAGAGATGTGAGGGGGACATTGCAGAGTGAGTTTACAACAGTGACCTATCAAATTCTCAGATGCAGTTAAAACCAAGTAGTTACAATGGATATGATAATTTGGTTCTTTGGGTGTCTGCACAGAGTACTTTCTTCCTGGTAGGACTTCTCAAGAAACTCAACTCTTTTATCATATGATTATTTGGTAAGCAAAGAGAACCAAAAAAATTGAGGTTCTTCTTCCCCCCATTATACCTTCTTGACTTTAGAAATAATTGCATTTAGAAATTCGAAGTTGTATAGTCTTAGATAACCCTCTTCACTCAACAGTGCTGGACAGTACATGTATTCTCACTGCTTATGTAGATTTTCCGTTTTTCTGTTTGTCATCAAAGTCTTCTGTCACTGTGCCTCCCTCCCTAGGTTACTAGTTCTAGAATTACAATTTATTAGATATTAGGAAatgagatggggcgcctgggtggctcagtcgttgagcgtctgcctttggctcatggcgtgatcctggatccctgggatcgagccccacatcaggctcttctgctgaaggcctggttcttcctctcccactccccctgcttgtgttccctctctcactggctgtctttctctccgtcaaataaataaataaataaaatctttaaaaaaaaaaaaaaaggaaatgagatacaTTTTAAAGTGGCAAATTTCCTTTTACcatgtggtatttattttaacttgCACCTGGGTCACAGACTGCGTTGAAAATGTAAGGGTGCGCTATGGGTCATCCCTGGAAAATCTAGCTAGCCATAACATTTTGCGTATCATCTCAGAGGGTTTATACTTTACCCCCTTGTGTCCTCCAACCTCCAGCCAAAAATACAGGCAAGAATTAAGGACCTTGCTATTTTTAGAAGTACTGtaattttatcagaaataaatctagatggggcgcctgggtggctcagtcgttgagcgtctgcctttggctcagagggGAAATGAGATACATTTTAAAGTGGCAAATTTCCTTTTACCATGTGGTATTGATTTTAACTTGCACCTGGGTCACAGACTGCGTTGAAAATGTAAGGGTGCGCTATGGGTCATCCCTGGAAAACCTAGCTAGCCATAACATTTTGCGTATCATCTCAGAGGGTTTATACTTTACTCCCTTGTGTCCTCCAACCTCCAGCCAAAAATACAGGCAAGAATTAAGGACCTTGCTATTTTTAGAAGTACTGtaattttatcagaaataaatctagatggggcgcctgggtggctcagtcgttgagcgtctgcctttggctcagagggcgtgatcccggtgttctgggatcaagccccacatcagactcctccgctgggagcctgcttcttcctctcccactccccctgctNagggcgtgatcccggtgttctgggatcgagccccacatcagactcctccgctgggagcctgcttcttcctctcccactccccctgcttgtgttccctctctcactggctgtctctctctctgtcaaataaataaaatcttggaaaaaaaaaaaaaagaaatctagagatCCTATTTTAAGCTGTGCTACTTTTggaaaaatttcccccaaatgaatAACCCCCAGTTATTGGTTTAGTACTCTTAAATATGATTACCAAGTGTGTGTGTTCTTACTTGGTCTTTGTTGTCCTCTATTTACTGACCTAAGAGTCTAACTTAAGTTCAAAATGCTTGTGAGTAGGTGCCAAACTTACATTTTTATCGCCTTCTTCCAGCAAAGTTAACATCAACTACTCTTAAAATTCTcttcgaggggcacctgggtggctcagtcggttaagcgtctgccttcggctcacatcatgatcccagggtcctgggattgagccccacatcgggcttccccctcatcggggagtctgcttctccctctccccctgctcttcctcccccccgcccccccactcttgcgctctctcaaataaataaaatcttttttttattttttttaatttttttaatttttttaaagattttatttatttatttgacagagatagagacagctagtgagagagggaacacaagcagggggagtgggagaggaagaagcaggctcatagcagaggagcctgatgtggggctcgatcccataacgccggtcacgccctgagccgaaggcagacgcttaaccgctgtgccacccaggcgcccctcaaataaataaaatcttaaaaaaaaaaaaaaaaaattctattatggTCAACTCCAGAAGAACATTCATACTTCTGTATTCTCTTGAGATTATATATTCTTGAAGTAAATGAGTTTTGGATATCTTTTTACTATCTTAAGATTTCCAGTATTATGATTGGCTTCTCTTTGCCCAGAAAATGTTCATACTTTTCAATAAAGccaatttcttcatttccagtTTAGTTACAGACTTTCAAGTCTTCTATATAATTATCTATCTGCAAACTGAAGTATTCCAAACAAGTagaccagtagttctcaaactttagcgTGTCAGAATCACCATGTCAGGGCTTATTAAAACATAGTTTGCTGGGACCCAAAACTTTGCATTAGGTTTCCAGAACCGCTGCAATTTTTGTACAGGTGTGCTTTTTATTGGGAGCTGTCCCTGGTAACTTTAAGTAAAGCTCTGTTGTAACTGTCTTGCCTAGTTTGCTATCATTATACTCAATTATAGTTCACTAAAATTCATAGTAAAATGaacttgttttctgtcttctggtCTCAAATAGGAGAGACCACTCAGACTTCTTGAGTTGCAGAGGGAAACATAGGCTTAACAGTTTGTATCAGATTATTTACTATTTTGTGTAACTTGCCATTGGATGGGCCAAATGCTTCAGGTAGAGTGATAGTGGTGTATGGCAACCTGGTGCACCATAGGCAAGATTCTTAAGTTGGATGCCAAGATTGAcgtttctttgaaaaagaaaagtaggtttctttgaaaaaataacattgcTACTCCTTGTTAGATGCGCACATTATAATAATGGCAGAACTTTGCAGTACATCAATGTGCCAGACATCATTATAAATCCTTTCTAcatagtatttcatttaatctttatgaaATTGGAAAAAATTTACTCTTAATTATCTTCTTACAAAATGAATATTAGAGCTTTGAGGGGCCAAATAACTGGTTCCAATTTGTGAACCCAAGGGTCAAACATTGGTCTGTCTAATCCTGTAGCCCATGTATGTAGCCATGGCCCTGTGGGGAATTCTTCAGACAGTGTGCTCTTCTGTGAATGGAGCATTTTATGCACATATCACGTCTCTGGGAACTTAAAATCTCAGACTGAAAACAGCATGAAATTACTATTATTCTCTGTTATCATGATTCCATTAGCCCTTTGTCAGAATGGTTTATTTCCTTACGGCTGTATAGATATTTTACTCATTCATAATTCACCCAGTGGTCCCCCTTGTGCCATTTATATACAAGGGCATTTGCTCTGACAAAAGAATCAGGTTGATGATTGGGGAGTGGATAAAGTTAACTAGCTCATAATTAGCTTTATTAGTAACTTGGTTTAGTCCAGGAGTTCTTAACATATCTCAGTGAGTCTGGATTTTGTGAAATTGTATTCAGAATTCTGTGTGTGAAGTCATGCATTTTTCTGATAAGTGCGTAGCTTTTTTTAGCCTCTCCTAGGGTCTCTGACTTTTCTTATCATTGACCACAGTAATACACGGAAAACATTTTCTCTTGCGTAGGGTTTCAGACACCAAAGAAAGATTATGTTGGTGCAGAGAGCAGTGAACAACACTAAAAGGTGTTTTTCCTCCAGGAAATGCAAGAGAAACTGCAGAATTTTGCCCAGTTACCTGCCCACCGTGTCACTGACTCCTGCATTGTGGCGCTTCTCTCTCATGGCGTGGAGGGAGGCATCTATGGTGTGGATGGCAAACTGCTTCAGGTGTGTGTCATCTTGGCGCCG
This window contains:
- the CASP2 gene encoding caspase-2 isoform X1, whose product is MAAPSAGSRPALQRRVLMAAERGRRVLGVCGMHPDHQEALKKNRVVLAKQLLLSELLEHLLEKDIITLEMREHIQAKVGNFSQNVELLNLLPKRGPQAFDAFCMALRETKQGHLEDLLLTTLSGLQHALPPLSCDYDLSLPFPMCESCPPHKQPRLSPDTMEHSLDNGDGPPCLQVKPCTPEFYQTHYQLAYRLQSRPRGLALVLSNVHFTGEKDLEFRSGGDVDHNTLVTLFKLLGYKVHVLLDQTAQEMQEKLQNFAQLPAHRVTDSCIVALLSHGVEGGIYGVDGKLLQLQEVFRLFDNASCPNLQNKPKMFFIQACRGDETDRGVDQQDGKNSRGSSECEESDASKEELLKTRLPTRSDMICGYACLRGTAAMRNTKRGSWYIEALTQVFSERACDMHVADMLVKVNALIKEREGYAPGTEFHRCKEMSEYCSTLCRQLYLFPGHLPT
- the CASP2 gene encoding caspase-2 isoform X4, which gives rise to MAAPSAGSRPALQRRVLMAAERGRRVLGVCGMHPDHQEALKKNRVVLAKQLLLSELLEHLLEKDIITLEMREHIQAKVGNFSQNVELLNLLPKRGPQAFDAFCMALRETKQGHLEDLLLTTLSGLQHALPPLSCDYDLSLPFPMCESCPPHKQPRLSPDTMEHSLDNGDGPPCLQVKPCTPEFYQTHYQLAYRLQSRPRGLALVLSNVHFTGEKDLEFRSGGDVDHNTLVTLFKLLGYKVHVLLDQTAQEMQEKLQNFAQLPAHRVTDSCIVALLSHGVEGGIYGVDGKLLQLQEVFRLFDNASCPNLQNKPKMFFIQACRGGAIGSLGHLLLFTAATASLAL
- the CASP2 gene encoding caspase-2 isoform X3 → MAAPSAGSRPALQRRVLMAAERGRRVLGVCGMHPDHQEALKKNRVVLAKQLLLSELLEHLLEKDIITLEMREHIQLSCDYDLSLPFPMCESCPPHKQPRLSPDTMEHSLDNGDGPPCLQVKPCTPEFYQTHYQLAYRLQSRPRGLALVLSNVHFTGEKDLEFRSGGDVDHNTLVTLFKLLGYKVHVLLDQTAQEMQEKLQNFAQLPAHRVTDSCIVALLSHGVEGGIYGVDGKLLQLQEVFRLFDNASCPNLQNKPKMFFIQACRGDETDRGVDQQDGKNSRGSSECEESDASKEELLKTRLPTRSDMICGYACLRGTAAMRNTKRGSWYIEALTQVFSERACDMHVADMLVKVNALIKEREGYAPGTEFHRCKEMSEYCSTLCRQLYLFPGHLPT
- the CASP2 gene encoding caspase-2 isoform X2; the protein is MHPDHQEALKKNRVVLAKQLLLSELLEHLLEKDIITLEMREHIQAKVGNFSQNVELLNLLPKRGPQAFDAFCMALRETKQGHLEDLLLTTLSGLQHALPPLSCDYDLSLPFPMCESCPPHKQPRLSPDTMEHSLDNGDGPPCLQVKPCTPEFYQTHYQLAYRLQSRPRGLALVLSNVHFTGEKDLEFRSGGDVDHNTLVTLFKLLGYKVHVLLDQTAQEMQEKLQNFAQLPAHRVTDSCIVALLSHGVEGGIYGVDGKLLQLQEVFRLFDNASCPNLQNKPKMFFIQACRGDETDRGVDQQDGKNSRGSSECEESDASKEELLKTRLPTRSDMICGYACLRGTAAMRNTKRGSWYIEALTQVFSERACDMHVADMLVKVNALIKEREGYAPGTEFHRCKEMSEYCSTLCRQLYLFPGHLPT